The Brassica rapa cultivar Chiifu-401-42 chromosome A10, CAAS_Brap_v3.01, whole genome shotgun sequence genome segment ggatcacaaaatttgaatgtgaaacttttaacagttttagtaatttatagtcatttttaaaaattcaaaatataacataaacagaaaaaagtaaatttttattatatggttattgtggttgtttaatttattttaatagtttgaaATTAAACAAATACGATAGAAGATacattaatttttatcaaatctttattatacaaaatcattaattgccatatatactttagccacattaggcaattctgtaatttttatttaaggaaatcatgaagaacattaataatgaatttatggttagtttaataaaaagtttcttatataattagatggatcagcatatttttctaataattcaaagaatcatcctagtgatgacacgtggctacaaaaagaagttgtaatgtttctcaaataatatatataggatATTAGTGTAGTCTTTCAGTTTTATAATCACGCATTTTCAGTTCACGAGAACAGAACGCCACCACTTAGAACTATAACCTTATCATGAAATTCTCACCGAGATTCTTATACATATAATGGGAAGATGCTACATGTTGACTTGTCTTAAAATTATGCTGAAATAGTCTCAGCAGTAAATTGTTTGTGACTAGCAAGAGGCTCAGCTTAATGTTCTCGTTCTCATTCTAGACAACTCTATAAAAACATGCTTAGATTTATACCAATAAATCTCTTCACATAGGAGAAAGTGTTCTCTGGCTTGTATCTTCAAATCGGTCATGGTTCTTACAAATTTATTggattaatttataaaaaaatattaatttgactCTAAAATCCATCTGAATTCTTCTGAAATCcacttatttgtttttaaaatcagTACATTTATCAAAGATTTccaaatccaaaaaaaatttataaatctgtTAAACGATCATAACCTATAACTCCCACTTAATGTCCAACCGAAGCTGGTTAAAgcattaaaacatttttaacgACGGACACTTATCCCAGGATCCCAACTCCGTGAAATCATCGAAAACCTAGGTCGCCTTTCTCATCGCCGCTTCGATACgttacttttttcttttttacttgaTTTCATGTTTAATGAAGTGTTTATTATTATTgagttaaaatatttgattttagggtttataaGTATAATACTTCTTAAGAAGTTATTCACTAACATACTTCTTCAGAAATCTTCTAATAGCAAACTTCTCTACAAGTCTTCTATTAGCAAACTTCTTGGGAAGTTTTCTCTACCAAATTGTTTTAACCTAGCTAGAATTTTTGACTCCTATGTAAAGAAAATTTActcattctctctctttctctcagaTGACTACAACAAAAAGGTAATATttctcattctaaaactctataACCTCTCCCTAATCTCTCTGAACTTGAagacaccaaactttatattaaatgttTCATCTTTTGTCTCATATCTTTCTCACCAGTCTATCTTGTTTTCATTCCATAGTTTTCATCTTCCACTTCTAAaaaggtagatctataaatGTTGGATAggtattttttagttttatgttttgtatGTTTGATTCAAACGAAACAATAGATTCaacttaatgtgattgttttgtttattattgaAGCATAAAAAGTTCTATCTTAAAAGATTTTCTCTGGTTTAAATTCATTTGTAGCATTTTTCGATTTGAAGACAATATCAGACTTCGGATTTTATTAGCAAACTTCTCAAAAAGACTCCTGGAGAAGTATGTTATGCAAACTGCGAAAATTGCAAAGATCTTATTTTTGAccagttttgtttttgtttttgtgtgtttagtATAAATAAAGTTAAAGATTAACTTTAATatgattattttcttattaatttagctgaaatttttatttttatggtttatctttctttttaaaaaattaagatataaaacaattaatattttcGATATATTCATTTCTTGTGTGTCATAAAACCAAATACACATATAAATTCAAAACCATTgtgattatatattaatattttagctATAAAATTTTCTAGTTTCAAACAACATGAAATATTTCTTGTGtgttatattcaaataaaaatatatattaaatttattgcaattgttttgttcttatttaatcctacaatttttatttaaaagaaaaatcctCTATttgaatcattttaaaaaattagatatgCATGGTTTAGAGACCTGAGGACTATATATCAGACTTCAGAGTAGACTTCTGAGATATATTTCTCATAGACTACTCAGCAAACTTCACCACAAATTaaacgaaaaattaaaatttaagcggaaaaataaaagtttaaatgaAATTTGACCGCAAACTAGAAGACTTCTAGAGAATTAGTAGTCTTCTCTAGAAATCTTCTAATTTGCGGTAAAATTTCCCTGACAATTTTAGTTCCCTTTTAAGGTTAAGAAATTCttttttaatagtttatataatattgtaaataatGCATCCACTTCATTTCTaatctaataaaaattattttcctaaTTATTTACTTCAGTTCTTGTAATGATAAACTATTGTCttcattgttatttttttgttaagatTATGGTTGTGCAACTTAAAGGGGATGCTTATGTGTTGTCCTTTATCAGTTTTGTGTAATTTGGATGATAATGATGATAACAAAGTATACGTACTATGCAGAGATTTATAATATAACACTTGACACAAGTTCAACATATTACACCTTTAATGTCacataagttaaaaaaaaatacacaagtTTAAACATATGAATTTGTAAGcatattaaaatttgaatacacatgaattaacaagaacatcttaaaatttcaatttatGTATGGAGCAAATGCAAGTTTATTTCAACACTAACATAGAAGACTTCTCAAAAATTCTGCTTTCATTAGCTGGAAACATAAATAAACATGAATATTGTTAATttcataataattattataaacttaagttaaaaaaaaaataatgcatAAGCTTAAACATCTGACATCTCAAGTTTATTAAAACTTGAATACACATGGATTAGCAAGAAAAACTTAAAATtcatttaaatatgaaaaatgtaaGTTTACTAAAACTAACGGGAGAAGACTTATCTCATTAACtagaaacataaataaatatgaatatTTCTAACCTCATAATTATAAACTAGtaagttataaatttaattgataagttttaatgaaaaatacacatgaattaacaagaaaaatttaaaaaatcattttcaataTGGAGAAATGcaaattttacaaaaactaaCCGAGTTGAGAAGTCTTTGCACCAGAAAACTTCTTCATAAGTATTATCCCAGCATACTTCTCTATAGGTTTTTTGTTATGGATATTTTTGCATTCAGCAAACTTCTTAGGAAGTCTCTTTTGTAAATTATTGAGTTTCTTggcatttaattttttatattttttcagagAAGACACTTCTAGAAAAATCTTATATGATAATTAGATTAATTTTGCGATTGaccaaaattttgttaaaatttgacTTTTTCATAGAAGACTTCGCGAGAAATCTTCCAGTAGAAGACTTATGGGAAAGTTTGTTTTTACTGTTATGTGTAGTCTCTGAAGTGTCGTAAGAAGTCTACGTAGGTTAATTTTTACAACTGACGATGTTTGACTTTATAAGAAAAGCTTCTAGACTTCTAGAAAAGTCTTATATGGGAACACTTCTATAGAATTCTTTTACCAGAAGACTTCTATAGAAGTCTGCTTACAAGACCAAAGTTTTGACAAAAATTTCGGAGTAAAATGAAAGAAATATTTTCAAGAATTcttctaattatttaattttaatattaaatgttttattaattattatcatTTGCAAATTTAACATATGCAGATTTCTTACTAGATTTGAGAGACTTCGTGAGATTGTAAGAAGACTTCTTTGGAAAAATCAAATTTCTACAAAACTTcagtcaattgcaaaaaaattatcatttttagaCCTTGTGAAATTCATGTTTACGTTCTCTAAACACACATAATTTATTAAGGAAAGTTACCCACTCGTTCTTAACTATGAATTATGAACTTGAGTAATTCCGTTAAGCTAAATAGTTTGGGTGGTTTTCCCCTTTTTGGTGTGTCCCTGATCATTAATATGACTTATTATGTAAAGTAAACCTCAAAATGCGACTGCGAATGTAACGTAATCATGATATAAGTGtcaagtaaaaataataataagttaaTTACACTAAGAAATACTTTTTGACTTTCTATTACACCTAGAGACACTTCTTACATGTGACACACTTTGTTGTAGGCTAGCAACAGATTGTGGACAATTTTGCCCTTAATGGAAAGGAGACTTGTGAAGGGGTGATTTGTGGACGAGTGGTGCGTGGTTGAATGATTTGTGGACGGGTGATGTGTGGATGAGTGATGAGTAATGTGATGTTAATGTGTTTATAGTAGATAACGTGGATAAACTCTCTGTTTTGATTCCATAAAACTATACAACAATACGTGGACATTGACTCATGTTATTAAGATTATACCATAAAACGTGGACACGGACTCTATTATCTCCAATACAAACAATTGGCTTCTTCAGCTCAATTGATAAATTATCTGCAATTAAACTTCAATCAAGACGAGAAAGAGATGATATTGTGAGTATGTGTAGAGAGAAAAATCGAAGAATCGTTTACCTTTTGTCGGAGAGTAATAGTTTATTAtgacaattatttttgtttaatatattttagaacttgagataaaagtaaataaatacataaagtagaataagaaaaataataaaatgaaataagaaGAGGAGAGAAATTCTCTTTAGTTTAGGGTCATAAGAgtcttttttatcaaaaaaaaagtatgtctCAAGTGATAAGTGTCTTGTAGTGTAATTGCAATGTGAGAAAGTGTTTCTAGAtgtaaaaaattcaataataatTGGACCATATCATTTTATCCAGAGGGGGTTGCTTACGTGGAGAAATACTGAACTCAATAagaaaagataataatatttggAAAAATCTCAAATGAATTGTAAATTGTTGATTGTGTGGAGAAAAAAGCTCCGCAGAGACACTCAATTTGTGGCTGTGTGTATCTTTGAATAATAACATCCTCTCTCCCACatttctctatctctctctctctcagacaAAAATGGTGGAAGATGAACAATGAAGAAGGATCAGCTCATGCATTAACCATGCTGTTATGTTCCTCTCATGGCTTCTCACATCCTTCCTTATTACCACAATCCAATTCTGTTTTATCCCAATCGAAAATTCATCGGCCACCATCCCCGTTTCTGCAGCAAGCTCCTGAGGACAAGAATTAGGGTTCCTCGAAGCTCAGCCATTAGCGACGGTGGCATCTCTCACAATACTTTAGTTTCCAAGGTGagccaaagttttttttttttttaaaaaaaaatttcaccaTATATGTATATGAAATTGAACTCTTAATGTTCGATTGAGATGCTTCAGATTGTGAatgttaatgattttgaattagGCTGTAAGGCTTTTAGTTCCACAAGCAAACTTTGATTCCTCAAAGCTCAAAGTGGAGTTCTTAGGGGAGACATTGGAGACTAAAGCTAGCGGAGGGATTATAACACCTCGCACATATATTCTTTCACACTGTGACTTCACCGCTAACTTGACCTTAACCATCTCAAACATCATCAACCTGGATCAACTAGAAGGCTGGTACCAGAGAGACGATGTGGTTGCTGAGTGGAAGAAGGTGAACGACGAGATGCGGTTACATATTCATTGTTGTGTTAGTGGGCTTAGTGTATTGCAGGATGTGGCTGCAGAGCTTAGGTATCACATATTCTCCAAGGAACTGCCTTTGGTTAGTTTTCTTCCcttttttcaaaagaaatgCAGAAATGAGTAATGAGTCGTAACTCTTTGACATTGTGGTTCATAGGGGCTAAAAGTTGTGATCTATGGAGATTCAGTCATGTTTAGAGAGAACCCTGAGCTAATGGATGCTTATGTATGGGTTTATTTCCATTCAAGCACACCTAAATACAATCGGATTGAGTGTTGGGGACCTCTCAAGGACGCTGCAAAGGTACATAACCTCATTCACGTTGCTCCTTAACTCATGCTTCCTTTCGTACAAATGTGAAATCTTTGgttatgtgtgtgttttcaTTTGGTGGTGAAGGGAAAGCAGATTGGCAATCATCAAGGCTTCTTGAGTTCAAATACTTCTTCGAGGAAACTGATTCAGCCTAAGTCTATTTTTCATACCCTGTTTACATTTCTTCTGTGAGACAAGTTGTACATTCtcctcttctttattttttgcaAGTGATGAGCATCTGACACAATTACAATCTGCCAACTTTCAGTTGTTCATACTCGAAGTTTTTATAAGAAACTTGCTCGTAAAACATCTTCACCCACATGATCATTTTCAGAGTTCCATTTGAATTGATTATAAACCCGCACTTATCTAGATTGGGGACTTATATAAAAATCTCTTaaacattaatttatatagaACGATATTCTCAAATTTTACATTATTACACATTTATTGCAAATGTTTACATGAAAatgatataatttttgaaaatttagcCACTGAATTTTCTCTTTTGAGCCCACAGAAAATACaacattataaataaaaaatcaaaatatttaataatctaATTAAATGATTAAATGTGTTGACGAAACaatttttgttttaagtttATGGTGAATTATGCAAATGTCCGTAGtaggaatttaaaaaaaaataaataaataaccatgcagtcttttttttttcttacaacaaAGGGCTATTCTATTATTCAAATTTGAGGCAGTCTCGGTAACTAGAACAAAATAGAACAACTAATGTAACAAAGTTCTATATGAAAAGATCTcacagtcttagctaaaaagtTCGAAATTCCATTTATGAGATATCTCAAATTGTGGAAAACATATATGTGGCGTCTTTATCATCTTCAATTCTATTGCAAAAGTAGGTCAAACATATATACAGTCTATGAAAGGAGGATGTAACAATTTTTTACTAAACCGGACAATATAACATTTTCGTCTGTAACTGTGCAACATAGGCGACACTCACAACATAAATGTTGTATACTATAATGGGATATTTTACAAGTGTTACATTTTAAACTCTTTAGGTAACCTATTttgaacttttattttttattcaaatcaaCTCCGATTATGACATGTTGTTACACTACTTTATAATGTCTAACATCCGGTTATTCTGACGAACGTTTTCGCCCGAAAATTTACCGAAAATGGTCTAAAATAATTTCGTAAAAAACCAGTTCCAACAAAATATTGATAACTTCTCCACCCTAAAGAAAGATCCACATGCTCATATCTTAGAAACTCAGCCAGCTTTTGTTGATGGGCGACAGATCTCAGATAATATTATGATTGCTTATGAGATGTTTGCTTCgaacaaaaatagaaaatatgacCAAAAGAATATCAATGAAATCAGATACTAGAAAATCTTATGACATGATGGAATGAAACTTTATTAGAGTTGTAAAGGAAAATATGGGCTTCTCTACAACTTGGATCGATTGGATTATGCAGTGTATCTCATATTGTTAAGTATAAAGTTCTCATGAATGGCCAGTTAAAAGGAATATTGTACGTCAATGATATACTTTGTCTCTTTTCTTATTTATTCTATGAACGAAAGGTTCATTTGCCTTATTAATCATGTTGAGAGTCAAGGAAAATATCAAGGATGCGCGCCTCCAGCGTGAGTCCCCTATGTCTAACTTTTTCATGATGTAgcttttcttttgtaaagcaGAGTCTTGTAAATGTAAAGAAATTATGAAAGCAGTAAAGATTTATGGGGAAACCTCAAAACAATGCATTAACTAAAGTTATCTATAATCTTTGGTAAGATAATTCTTGGGGATCGAAAACAAGCAATCAAAGATTCTTTGGGAATCTAACATGAAGTTGGTATGTGGACTTATTTGGAGATATCTGAAGATCACAGTGGGTCGAAATGCAATTTGTTTGCCTTCTTCTACAAATCGGAGTAAATGGATGGTCAAGCCAATGGTTATCAAAAGGAGGAAAGGAAAAATCCTTATCAAATCCATTGTGTTAGCTCTCCTCACATATGTTATGTCcaacttctttctctctttgggCATCTGTAAATAACTAACGAATGCCATTGCACACTTTTGGTGGAGCTTCAATCCACCCAAAATAGGAATTCATTGGTCCAATATCCATGATTCATTTTGGCTTGGATTTTGTGCAGCAGGTATTATAGATTTAGTTCACCTTTGCGAAATAGTGCTATATACATACCCCTTCACATGTATAGACTAGCTTATCAGCTGCGTGGAAATTATTGCTATTAGGAATAAGACAGAAAATTCATTCAGGTTTTGAGGTGAAGGCATGTGAAGATCCTTGGATTCTTACTTCATCTGCAAGGCTGTCCAGGTCCAGAACATTAGTTAGTGATGTTATTAGAGAAATTTCTAAAGGGTGAGGGTTGAAATGATGGAGACTTTTGTTGTGCATGAAGATATATCGTAATTCGAGGTTTGTCTATAAGTTGAACCCCACATCAAAACACATATTGTTCGAGCTATACGAGGAGTGGTTTATATACTGTTAAGTCATACTAGGTTGCCAAACATATCCTAAAGCTCGAGGAAGAAGTTATATATTTGGAGCCAAGCATCACGAAGCTCCAAGCCTGCTTGGGAAATAAGTGTTTCTCAGAAGATGCACCATATtatatggtaatagttatttcAACATCactatcatcttcatcatcagctACTTTAATTATCCTTCGTTTCTTTTTTTGATTCTTTCCCTCATAACAAGTAATCTCAGTCCCAGCAACATCGTTAAAAAGCTCCTAACAGTCGTTGAATTTCAAAGTCACATATATCCAATGATTCAAAATTAAGATCCATCTCTTGCTTTCTTGGTCTCTTAAGTTTCGTTCTATGTGTTTTGGTTTTCTTCACACAATCACGATAAATCATGAGAGACTTGGTTCCATCAGTTCAGGTTTTATTTGTTAAACATTTTCAttgtatatttatgtatttttaaaaatctaacaatTATTTCCTTATtccctattgatcaaatattataATAGTAAATTTTGATATCTAAGCTCTCCTTAAATTACGATCAATTAAAATTCTAATAGTTTAACTTAAAGTCTAACAGTTCATGTCATATTAGACAAAACGATCAAGCAATATCAAAACAACAAACGAGAACCTAGCATGATTCAATTTCGTACTACACAAGACTAGCTAAACTAATAACCATTTCTATGCACAAGAACATACAATACATAATAAACGAATAATCATTGGAAAGAGTAGAACTTGAATCCGTGAAGCAAGTAAAAAACAGAATCGCTATGCTTTCCCTATGCACTTATCTCGGCTTCTTCAAATTTCACCATCATACAAGCACCAGACTCATCGCCATGCTAACCAAAAATCAGAAACAAAACAAGACAAGCTTAGTCAGAAACATAACAAACAAGAAAAGATTAACAAAAAATAGAACAATACAAGTTTAACCATAACTTGACAAACAATATAAAACTTTGATAAATTCTGATAGCATCAACTCAACAAGTGACAAAATAACAGTGAACTTGAATAAGTGTACAAACAGCAACTCAGCAAGTTACAAACAACAAGCAAATGTCCCTATCCGAAAACCTAACCATATACATTCAGTGTAACCGCAAGTCATGAAATAAATTCAAACCACAGTTCAAATAgaatttcaaacaaaaattcaaGTAACCTATCCATATACAAATTCAAAAAACAGATTCAAATTACAATTCACACAACAATTTTAACATGGCCATATACATTCAGTCTAAACACAAATTCAAGCTACAACAGTGACAacatgatatcactcaaattactctaaggagtgatttactctctcaaataaaagGTTTAATTGCAGTGTAACCACAAGGATCTAGGGCACACAATAGATCTAAACAGTTTATGATTAAGCTacgtaaataatgtaaataataaattccAGGGTGAACAAGGCAGTTGTTCGGTTGGTTGGTTTTGAGGTTTGTAAACAATATGAGAAAGTGTTAGAATTAGAGTTTCTATGCAGgtaatcatgattataatagtAAAGCTAGGGTTGTATATTGGATATTCTAGAACTCAAACTAAGTACTATTCTATCAATTTCCGTTTGTTTAGATTTTCTATTGTCTGAATCTCATATCTCAACTGTCGTTTGTTGATCTGGAGAAAGTTTCTATCGATACTATCGATGGAgagtcgatcgatacacctttcagaaGGTCGATCGATACACATATagggttgtcgatcgatgttccttccAACAAGCTTTAGCGAGAATGTTTGAATTATGTTTACTAGGTTTCCTAGATCAACTTCCGTttgtttctagcaatcctagcACAATATGAATCAGTTCAAGTAAAAGACCAGGCTTCCGCTTGCGCCTAATTATCATAATATCTGGGTTCTAAttagctactctagaacacaAGCAATAAGATCAACTCAATTGATGGATATCACTAACAACtcagaaattatatatttgggGCAACTCCTTCATAATCCTATTTGAACCATAAACCTAAcaagttgaactactcagacatagcaaagcaattcataacaagatgtaaataaaactgcATAAATAGAATAGAGTATAAAAGCTAGAGTTCCAACACAAAGATCTAAATgagtcttggatcttctctccaaatctaCTAACAACTCTAGAGGTTATTTGCTGCGAAAAACAAGAAAGTAGGAAAGCGTGTGTTGCCTATAACAATGACAGAgtacataaatattaggttaaaaatcAGACAGGAGTATTTCTGTAATTATGCAGTGACTTGGGATTTAAGTCGGCTGAAAACCTAGCCGGATCTTGCGCacttcgctgtcgatcgatggcacATGATGTGCATCGATCGTTGTTTGACTCTGAATGTTGACATTCGGACTGGTTCAATGGTCAGCTACGGGATTCTCTCATTTTATTTCCAAAATGCATCCAAATCATCACTTTTCTCCAAAACACTCATGAACCTTTAAATGTGCTAAAAATACtccaatatataataaatagttcctAAAACACCTATATATCATGGCTAAACGTAGGTAAaattcatggtatatcaacACCTCAAGACTTATCATTTtgtttgtcctcaagcaaaataAAGAGTAGTTTTTATAAAAGaagtttgaaaacagcaggaaCTCACACAATTTAAGAACTCACTTTCATCAGCTCTACAATGTTGCAAGCCACATCAAATCAATTCTAATTTTAGAGGTATTCTATAtaccatatcctagcttagcaacaaAATTCATCTAACTAGCAAATTAGCTAATACTGTCTGACTCGCCCCTCTATTGATCtcatttaatacatatataaatagtgTTGGCTTTACCTTGAGAGTATGGATCAAAAGATACATGGACTCTAACTCAAGCAAGTTTCTGAACACACATGTAGTCTTTTCTAGTTCctttcctctctctcttctcactTCTCTCAGTCAATATCTCCTTTTTTAAATagtatcattttatttttttaattaactgaGATATTTGGACAAGTTTCCATGAATCAAACtctaatggttgtagccaccagaTCTTATTCACTTCTTTTTTGACCTTTATctctttttagaaattttaagcaGCCACCAACTCATGTTCTAATCCTTTTAAAAATTGAAGGGGAGAGAGAGGGGAACTAGCTACACACAGACTTTTAACTTCCAGACTTGCAGGAAGAATCCGATCTAATGTATACCAAGTCCCAAGACAAGCAAATTAAGCTCCTTTAGGTTGGAGATCAGCTTTAGCTCCTTCAAACATTCTCAGCAAGTGTGGGTAATTGGCAggtgatccactttagtatctctAATATACTATGTAGTCAATAAATCCAAGAGTGGTGCTAGAGAGTGGTTATATAATAAGTGAAATTATAAAGTTCATTATCctcttcttgactcaataaaaactttttgaaaaacattttataaaactcatGCAATAAACTAGATATCAGTAAACCTCCCCCCAGACTAAAATTACACTGTCTCTGGTGTATATTTAGTCGAAGGTTGGTgagaaataaatcataagtgCAAAATTAACAAGGTAGAACGATATACATGCCCGCTGATGTTTGATGTCGATCGACACAATAAAGTGTCCATCGATTGGTGCTGGTGTTGTACTATCAATCGATGTCGACTAGGTCTCATCGGTCGATAAGCTAGGAAAACATCTCATTGGTTGATAGGCTGGGAAATCGTCTCCTCGGTGCTGGTGTTGTAAtgaacataaataaattaaatgcaaaaatcagtaataatttgaaataaaactaAGTAAAACTTACCTAATAGTGGGCTGCCTCCCACTCAACGCTTTGTTATAAGTCATTTAGCCGGACTAGTAAGGAGGTGGATGACTACTTGTTGAAAAACAAGTGTCTACATCTTCTTTGCTCATCTGAAACCATGTACCAACAAAGATTCTTATGGCCTCCTCTGGTCCACTGGTTTTTCAGTATCTCCTTATTAACCCCATTGACATGCATTCTTTTCCGAAGGTTGTTAATGCTGCCATGTTGCATTCTAAGTCGGACATGAATTGTTTCCTCGACGTTCCCCAATCTCTGGGAGAAGTATTCTCTTATCAAGTCTTGAGAAAAATTAATCTCATCAAGCTTGTTCTTTAACAACTTCACTGTTACCAGCCTTGTTTGCAAAGATGCGTTCCtatcgtcgatcgatggtcgagtgtaaccgtcgatcgatgcttctgGTCGGACTGCATTATGTCTTGGAATCACGTCCATCTCCTCTTTCAGCTCATCCATGCGTGTAGTCAGCATGTCAATGTTGTCATTAAGTGGGTAGTAGACATCATTGATCCTCTTATAGGTATCATCCAGTGACATATCTTGGATTCTGTAGATCCCATGGACAATATCATCGATATCTGCTTTGCTGTAACTGCCTAGCTGTGGCAAGGTTCAGGTGAACTCCTTTGCATGTTATGGTAAACAGATAAGAGCTTGTCCATGCATTGTAGCTCTTTCCAGAATGTCTCTGATGTTTTTCCTAGACACATGAATGATTCCGCCATCTGGTGCTCGTGCATATCCATGCTCGTTTCTGTATACACCATattcatctttttcttttctactGGAATATTCTGTTGCTGCTGAAATCATAAGCTCTCTGTCCAAACTCGAAGtgaccgtcgatcgatggttgatCTCTCTTATTGATCAATGTCGATTCTTCTGCTCTAGCATTCGGCTTTGTCCCGTGatgagtatcgatcgatgtcttGATGtttccgtcgatcgatgttt includes the following:
- the LOC103847714 gene encoding magnesium dechelatase SGRL, chloroplastic, whose protein sequence is MASHILPYYHNPILFYPNRKFIGHHPRFCSKLLRTRIRVPRSSAISDGGISHNTLVSKAVRLLVPQANFDSSKLKVEFLGETLETKASGGIITPRTYILSHCDFTANLTLTISNIINLDQLEGWYQRDDVVAEWKKVNDEMRLHIHCCVSGLSVLQDVAAELRYHIFSKELPLGLKVVIYGDSVMFRENPELMDAYVWVYFHSSTPKYNRIECWGPLKDAAKGKQIGNHQGFLSSNTSSRKLIQPKSIFHTLFTFLL